One region of Xylanibacillus composti genomic DNA includes:
- a CDS encoding Gfo/Idh/MocA family protein, protein MNVGLIGCGFIGRKHLEAVMDSSDLQLAAVCDVSDEAMKAVVERYQSFFPAARVNAYRKYAELLVDSNVDIVVVSTLSGLHGRIAKEALIQGKHVVVEKPMALSVQEAREMNRLSRMFGGKLAVCHQKRFYPHLQELKRLLSSGGIGQIIHAEMTLRINRDDAYYAQAPWRGSWEMDGGVLMNQAIHNIDLLYWFAGKPRSAAGAIGRLLRPIEAEDTASAVAETEPGGIVQVHATVCAARGHTEERLRLLGSKGTIELTGKQLAEITDWCVPGVELPDWKPADDGYAALYADLVQAVQTNREPLVNGEEGMIALEWILAVYRAAKERRTIDLPLEQFSTMEMMES, encoded by the coding sequence CCGACTTGCAGCTTGCCGCGGTATGCGACGTATCCGACGAGGCGATGAAGGCTGTAGTGGAACGCTATCAATCGTTCTTCCCGGCTGCTCGGGTGAACGCTTATCGAAAATATGCTGAACTGCTGGTTGACTCAAATGTAGACATTGTTGTGGTGTCCACCTTAAGCGGGCTGCACGGACGCATCGCGAAGGAAGCGCTGATTCAAGGCAAGCATGTAGTCGTTGAGAAGCCTATGGCACTATCCGTGCAAGAGGCACGGGAGATGAACCGTCTTTCCCGCATGTTCGGCGGCAAGCTGGCCGTATGCCATCAGAAGCGCTTCTATCCGCATTTGCAGGAACTAAAGCGGCTGCTTTCCAGTGGCGGCATTGGCCAAATCATCCATGCCGAAATGACGTTGCGGATCAATCGGGACGACGCTTATTATGCCCAGGCTCCCTGGCGAGGAAGCTGGGAGATGGACGGCGGGGTGCTGATGAATCAAGCTATTCATAATATCGACTTGCTGTATTGGTTCGCCGGGAAACCCCGTTCGGCGGCAGGAGCCATCGGTCGACTGCTGCGTCCGATCGAAGCGGAGGATACGGCGTCAGCTGTAGCGGAGACGGAACCCGGCGGCATTGTGCAAGTGCATGCAACCGTATGCGCTGCGCGCGGGCATACAGAGGAGCGTCTAAGGCTGCTCGGTTCAAAGGGCACGATCGAATTGACGGGCAAGCAGCTGGCAGAAATCACCGATTGGTGTGTTCCAGGAGTCGAATTGCCGGATTGGAAGCCCGCCGATGATGGCTACGCTGCGCTTTATGCCGATTTGGTTCAGGCTGTGCAAACGAATCGCGAACCTCTTGTGAACGGGGAGGAAGGCATGATTGCGCTGGAATGGATTTTGGCGGTTTACCGCGCAGCAAAGGAACGGAGGACGATCGATTTGCCGCTGGAGCAATTCTCAACGATGGAGATGATGGAATCATGA
- a CDS encoding NAD-dependent epimerase/dehydratase family protein, giving the protein MKRTNPENGQHRYYARIFGGCRIVVTGGAGFLGSNLVRRLLPYAADIVVIDDLYTGRRDVVPSAPNVSFKQVSVADGPAIRPYLQRADYIFHFAARNIVLSMEQPASDFEVNAKGTMQMLLESAGNIGLRRFVYASTSSIYGNASRLPAEEDQYNVTVPYAASKMCGELLGIAYGQSFGIPFTALRFSNVFGPGQVSTNPYCGVVTKFMERLVRQEPLQIFSDGEQTRDFTYVDDAMDAVLDAAASPATKGSVCNIGTGVETTINELAQRVCAVTGMPDNYPREYVEKRRIDTVQRRAVSMKRLQASTGWRPRHSLDQGLLKTWEWYRQEANVRKGDEA; this is encoded by the coding sequence ATGAAGCGGACCAACCCTGAGAACGGTCAGCATCGCTATTACGCCCGGATTTTTGGAGGGTGCCGCATTGTCGTAACAGGCGGAGCTGGATTTCTCGGCAGCAATCTTGTGCGCCGCCTGCTCCCTTACGCAGCGGACATTGTCGTAATTGATGATCTGTATACCGGTCGCCGGGATGTTGTCCCGTCCGCGCCGAATGTTTCCTTCAAGCAGGTAAGTGTTGCAGACGGACCCGCGATCAGACCGTACTTGCAAAGAGCGGATTACATCTTTCACTTCGCGGCGCGCAATATTGTGCTGTCCATGGAGCAGCCGGCGAGCGATTTCGAGGTAAACGCAAAGGGAACCATGCAGATGCTGCTGGAAAGCGCAGGGAACATTGGACTGCGGCGGTTCGTTTACGCCTCGACCTCTTCGATTTACGGCAATGCTTCCCGGCTGCCGGCAGAGGAGGACCAGTACAACGTGACGGTGCCCTATGCCGCTTCGAAGATGTGCGGCGAGCTGCTGGGCATCGCTTATGGGCAAAGCTTTGGCATTCCCTTTACCGCGCTGCGCTTCTCTAATGTTTTCGGTCCAGGTCAAGTGAGCACGAATCCATATTGCGGAGTAGTGACGAAATTCATGGAGCGGCTCGTTCGCCAAGAGCCGCTGCAAATTTTCAGCGATGGCGAGCAAACAAGGGATTTCACCTATGTGGATGATGCGATGGATGCCGTGTTGGATGCTGCGGCCAGCCCCGCAACCAAGGGGAGTGTCTGCAATATCGGCACAGGTGTGGAAACGACGATTAATGAGCTGGCACAGCGTGTCTGCGCCGTAACGGGCATGCCCGACAATTACCCTCGCGAATATGTGGAGAAGCGCAGAATCGATACGGTACAGCGCCGGGCCGTCAGCATGAAGCGTCTGCAGGCTTCAACCGGGTGGAGGCCTCGGCATTCGTTGGATCAAGGCCTTCTGAAAACATGGGAGTGGTATAGACAGGAAGCAAACGTACGAAAGGGAGATGAGGCATGA
- a CDS encoding acyltransferase: MSEPVHSIHPSARIGANCRIGWYAVIHEDVVLGDGTEIGDHAVIGPGTRLGAGVKVGPGSVVGKQPSSNARIKRKPAALSPLQVGDGTAIGANVVLYAGSEIGEDVFIADHASIRENARVGSRTVIGRAATVELNTTIGSRVVVQTGAYITGDMTIEDDVFIGPRVSTSNDKYMGKRPYAYQGAIIRKGAAIGNNATLLPGIEIGEEAVIGGGAVVSKSVPAGQIWIGNPARPLKPSSQEKKGE, translated from the coding sequence ATGAGCGAACCGGTTCATTCGATTCATCCATCAGCGCGCATAGGGGCGAATTGCCGAATTGGCTGGTATGCGGTGATTCATGAAGATGTGGTGCTGGGGGATGGCACGGAGATAGGCGATCATGCCGTGATAGGTCCAGGCACCCGTCTCGGGGCGGGCGTCAAGGTTGGACCGGGCAGCGTAGTAGGCAAGCAGCCTTCATCCAATGCCAGAATCAAGCGGAAGCCTGCAGCCCTGTCCCCGCTGCAGGTTGGAGACGGGACGGCGATTGGCGCGAACGTCGTTCTCTACGCGGGAAGCGAGATTGGCGAGGATGTCTTCATTGCCGACCATGCCTCAATTCGGGAGAATGCTCGTGTCGGCAGTCGAACTGTCATCGGCAGAGCGGCTACGGTTGAACTGAACACCACAATCGGTTCACGCGTAGTCGTACAAACCGGGGCTTATATTACCGGGGATATGACGATCGAGGACGATGTGTTTATAGGTCCGCGTGTCTCCACCTCGAATGACAAATATATGGGCAAGCGGCCTTATGCCTATCAAGGGGCGATCATTCGCAAGGGGGCTGCAATTGGCAACAATGCAACACTGCTGCCGGGCATCGAAATTGGTGAAGAAGCCGTTATCGGAGGCGGGGCCGTTGTCAGCAAATCGGTGCCGGCCGGACAAATTTGGATAGGGAATCCGGCTCGGCCGCTAAAGCCTAGCTCACAGGAGAAGAAAGGAGAATAG
- a CDS encoding CgeB family protein, whose protein sequence is MRILAQFSLDVFRLSMGWALESLGHRVYHLNDASEQSLEEAVRMHKPDFYIDMGWDAEHCDPLKVEAIRTVLKRHGVFHVYYAEEDGLHFEYWSKRYIEWTQPDFVLTRGEACVGMYEAMGIPSRYLDVGCNEQLHRPVAPSPELECEVSAIANVQHFWDIYRRRSIRDLIVPLFQSGLHVQLWGKDWEHAAEYYGTSPAPGMHKGNLPFHRTPAAFNSAKINIGVQSIEEQISNRTYEIMASGGFLLTSGTAQVHKLLQPGLCCEVSNSPEETLDKIHYYLNHEDERRRIAMNGMQLAREKFSYSVTLPPALETIAQHIRQRGGAAVG, encoded by the coding sequence TTGAGAATTTTAGCCCAGTTTTCATTGGATGTATTTCGATTGAGCATGGGGTGGGCGCTGGAAAGCCTCGGTCACCGTGTGTACCATCTGAATGATGCAAGCGAGCAATCGCTGGAAGAGGCAGTGCGCATGCACAAACCGGACTTCTATATCGATATGGGATGGGACGCGGAACATTGCGATCCGTTGAAAGTCGAGGCGATTCGCACAGTATTGAAACGCCACGGCGTCTTCCATGTTTATTACGCTGAAGAGGACGGCCTGCATTTCGAGTATTGGTCGAAGCGCTATATAGAGTGGACACAGCCGGATTTCGTCCTGACGCGGGGAGAGGCATGTGTTGGCATGTACGAGGCCATGGGAATCCCGTCCCGTTATCTGGATGTGGGGTGCAACGAGCAGCTTCATCGTCCGGTTGCCCCGTCTCCCGAGCTGGAGTGTGAGGTTTCCGCTATCGCCAATGTACAGCACTTTTGGGATATATACCGAAGAAGAAGCATTCGCGATCTGATTGTGCCCCTGTTTCAGTCCGGTCTGCATGTACAGCTGTGGGGCAAAGACTGGGAGCATGCGGCAGAGTACTACGGGACGTCGCCGGCACCCGGCATGCACAAAGGAAACTTGCCGTTCCATCGTACACCGGCCGCTTTCAATTCGGCGAAGATCAATATCGGCGTGCAATCCATCGAAGAGCAAATCAGCAACCGGACCTATGAAATTATGGCAAGCGGAGGATTTCTGCTCACTTCCGGCACAGCACAGGTTCATAAGCTGCTGCAGCCGGGGCTGTGCTGCGAAGTTTCCAATTCACCAGAGGAAACCCTGGATAAAATTCATTACTACTTGAATCACGAAGATGAACGCAGGCGAATTGCGATGAACGGCATGCAGCTGGCCAGAGAGAAATTTTCCTATAGCGTGACCTTGCCGCCTGCACTGGAGACGATCGCACAGCATATTCGGCAGAGAGGAGGGGCCGCGGTTGGGTAA
- a CDS encoding DegT/DnrJ/EryC1/StrS family aminotransferase — protein MGNVPFIDLQHEWKEQEKEIQEAFSRVLKKGAFILGDEVRKLEEEVAAQCGATYGIGVGNGTDALVLHLYALGIGPGDEVITSPFTFFATAEAIMQVGAVPVFADVRPDTFNLDAEDAARRITPRTKAILPVHLFGQMADMTAIVQLADAHRLLVLEDACQAIGAQWEGRGPGAVSQGASFSFFPTKNLGTCGDGGMIVVNDRDMAERLRRLRVHGSRQKYHHDEIGWNSRLDEVHAAILRVKLKRLNAWNEQRREIAALYDSLLNDLPVTVPVVDARALPVYHLYTIQAERRDELQAHLNSKGISCGVYYPVPLYRQEALRKLGYKEGEFPHTEDLVRSSLSLPMFPGMTSKQAETVAAQIRQFYEGS, from the coding sequence TTGGGTAATGTGCCATTCATTGATCTTCAGCATGAATGGAAAGAACAGGAGAAGGAAATTCAAGAAGCATTCAGTCGCGTGTTGAAGAAAGGCGCGTTCATTCTGGGTGATGAAGTGCGCAAGCTGGAGGAAGAGGTTGCCGCCCAATGCGGCGCTACCTACGGGATAGGCGTGGGCAACGGGACAGATGCCTTGGTGCTGCATCTGTATGCATTGGGGATTGGGCCCGGCGACGAGGTGATTACCTCACCGTTCACTTTCTTTGCGACAGCTGAAGCCATTATGCAGGTCGGCGCTGTGCCGGTATTTGCCGACGTCCGGCCGGATACGTTCAATCTGGACGCAGAGGACGCCGCCCGGCGGATAACGCCCCGGACGAAGGCGATTCTTCCTGTTCATTTGTTCGGACAGATGGCAGATATGACCGCGATCGTGCAGCTGGCAGATGCGCATCGGCTGTTGGTGCTCGAGGATGCCTGCCAGGCCATCGGCGCCCAATGGGAGGGGCGCGGTCCGGGAGCCGTGTCCCAAGGCGCGTCGTTCTCTTTCTTCCCGACGAAAAACCTGGGAACGTGCGGGGATGGAGGCATGATCGTAGTCAATGATCGCGATATGGCTGAACGCCTGCGCCGGCTGCGGGTTCACGGCAGCCGTCAAAAATACCATCATGATGAAATCGGCTGGAACAGCAGGTTGGATGAAGTGCATGCAGCAATTCTTCGCGTCAAGCTGAAGAGGCTGAACGCTTGGAATGAGCAGCGCAGGGAAATAGCAGCGCTGTACGATTCATTACTGAACGATTTGCCGGTGACCGTGCCGGTCGTGGATGCTCGTGCGCTGCCGGTCTATCATCTGTACACCATCCAGGCCGAGAGACGTGACGAGCTTCAGGCGCATTTGAACAGCAAAGGGATTAGCTGCGGTGTCTACTACCCTGTGCCGCTCTACCGCCAGGAGGCTCTGCGCAAGCTCGGCTACAAGGAAGGAGAGTTTCCCCATACAGAGGATTTGGTGCGAAGCAGCTTGTCGCTGCCGATGTTTCCAGGCATGACGAGCAAGCAAGCGGAAACGGTTGCTGCTCAAATACGCCAATTCTATGAAGGGAGTTGA
- a CDS encoding nucleotide sugar dehydrogenase, which translates to MSAYEQLMKKIESHQAVLGVIGLGYVGLPLAVTKAQAGYRVIGFDVDAGKVEALRQGQSYISDVSSEELREQRMNNRLEVTTDFALLAEVDAVSICVPTPIDEHKQPVMDHLLAAAQSIRDHMPQQALVILSSTTYPGTTEEIVKPILEEAGQRIGERLFLAYSPERIDPGNRNYQIKGIPRVVGGMTPQCTELAAKLYERVLKEKLFQVDGPAVAEMAKIVENTFRLVNIGLMNELAVLCHRMKLDIWKVIEAASTKPYGFLPFYPGPGIGGHCIPVDPYYLTWKAKEYHYTTALIEKAAAINESMPEYVVFRMTMILNELGKPMKGSKVLLVGAAYKKNVSDLRESPVLDIIQWLDQYGVEWQFHDPHVPQIRRGNDVRHSVPLLEQTLPHYDLVVVTTDHDQLDYDMLAEKAPALFDTRNCMVHRNCKGHYYKL; encoded by the coding sequence GTGTCCGCCTATGAACAGTTAATGAAGAAGATCGAAAGCCACCAGGCCGTGCTGGGCGTTATCGGCCTCGGTTATGTAGGCCTGCCGCTAGCCGTCACCAAAGCGCAGGCCGGCTACCGGGTAATCGGATTCGATGTGGATGCAGGCAAGGTGGAGGCATTGCGGCAGGGCCAGTCTTATATATCCGATGTGAGCAGCGAGGAGCTGCGCGAACAGCGGATGAACAATCGGCTGGAGGTCACAACGGACTTCGCCTTGCTTGCGGAAGTTGATGCAGTCAGCATTTGTGTGCCAACCCCGATTGACGAGCACAAACAGCCGGTCATGGATCACTTGCTGGCGGCGGCCCAATCGATTCGCGATCATATGCCGCAGCAGGCGCTCGTCATATTGAGCAGCACCACCTATCCGGGCACAACGGAGGAGATCGTCAAGCCCATATTGGAGGAAGCGGGACAGCGCATCGGGGAACGGCTGTTTCTGGCTTATTCCCCGGAGAGAATCGATCCGGGCAATCGCAACTATCAAATCAAGGGCATTCCTCGTGTTGTCGGCGGTATGACGCCGCAGTGCACGGAACTGGCGGCGAAGCTATATGAACGGGTTCTCAAGGAGAAGCTGTTTCAGGTTGACGGACCGGCGGTGGCGGAAATGGCGAAAATCGTGGAGAATACGTTCCGCCTGGTGAATATCGGCTTGATGAACGAACTGGCTGTGCTGTGCCATCGCATGAAGCTGGATATATGGAAGGTTATTGAGGCGGCCAGTACGAAGCCGTACGGCTTCCTGCCCTTTTACCCCGGACCAGGCATTGGCGGCCACTGCATCCCGGTCGATCCGTACTACCTGACCTGGAAAGCCAAAGAATATCATTACACCACCGCATTGATCGAGAAAGCGGCTGCGATTAACGAGAGCATGCCGGAGTATGTCGTGTTCCGCATGACCATGATTTTGAATGAGCTCGGCAAGCCGATGAAAGGCTCAAAAGTATTGCTTGTGGGCGCGGCCTATAAGAAAAATGTGTCCGATTTGCGGGAATCCCCGGTACTGGACATTATTCAATGGCTGGACCAATACGGGGTGGAATGGCAATTCCATGATCCGCATGTCCCGCAAATTCGCAGAGGAAACGATGTGAGACACAGCGTGCCGCTGTTGGAGCAGACGTTGCCGCATTACGATTTGGTTGTGGTTACGACAGACCATGACCAATTGGATTACGACATGCTGGCCGAAAAGGCGCCAGCTCTGTTCGATACCCGCAATTGCATGGTCCACCGCAACTGCAAAGGCCACTATTACAAATTATAG
- a CDS encoding DNRLRE domain-containing protein produces the protein MKVFQGPIEIAGQMGLNTKGLQRHGYEVASYNVEQNYLGYKENIQQVSKESLWQIFQATRDSVDIFHYHYGDPISTAGEDFIYLKQSGKVRIMQFWGNDVRSEAAALVKNPYARLIDLFQSDEDIRNRLKLAQRTFDACIVQDFEVADYVRPYFNRIYVLPVATDIHAVEPSYPVKRAEPLIVHAPTHPYFKGTSYIEEALEELRAEGCAFRYERIQGMSHEEAWEVYRRADLVIDQILCGSHGVLSVEAMALGKPVIAYLREDIKYRLPEHLPILSANPSTIRGVLRHFFAAPTEWEARGRQGRAYAEKYHDTNVIAGHLNWIYQREYRLLSGQETSEPEVIHCMGPDRIRYALHPTTRRIALEGSALEGQLVVAAQEPERTANSFVLAPNRLYCKKGRKVRSYFSFNLAEIPPGYQIVHAQLQLPVVAGSAPVRVYRIREGWDRASIAKRQRPKRMPKPMFRAKVSARRKGVKRTLEWDCTALARMWAEDHLGNHGLVVPKFVWRQPKLIVTANG, from the coding sequence ATGAAGGTTTTTCAAGGACCTATCGAAATTGCCGGCCAGATGGGCCTGAATACGAAGGGTCTGCAGCGGCACGGTTATGAAGTGGCTTCGTACAATGTCGAGCAAAATTATTTGGGCTACAAGGAAAATATTCAGCAGGTGAGCAAGGAAAGCCTGTGGCAAATTTTTCAGGCGACGAGGGACAGTGTAGACATCTTCCACTATCACTACGGCGATCCGATCAGCACTGCCGGGGAAGACTTTATTTACTTGAAGCAGAGCGGAAAAGTGCGAATTATGCAGTTCTGGGGCAACGACGTACGCAGTGAAGCAGCCGCGCTCGTCAAAAATCCGTATGCCCGCTTAATCGACCTGTTCCAATCCGACGAGGATATCAGGAACCGCTTGAAATTGGCACAGCGGACGTTCGACGCCTGCATCGTGCAGGATTTCGAGGTCGCCGATTATGTGAGGCCTTATTTCAACCGCATCTATGTGCTGCCCGTCGCTACAGACATCCATGCCGTCGAGCCTTCCTATCCAGTCAAGCGCGCGGAGCCGCTGATTGTGCACGCACCAACGCATCCGTATTTCAAGGGAACCTCTTATATTGAGGAAGCGTTGGAGGAGTTGCGTGCGGAAGGCTGCGCTTTCCGTTATGAACGGATTCAAGGAATGTCTCATGAAGAGGCATGGGAAGTCTACAGGCGTGCGGATCTGGTTATCGACCAAATTTTATGCGGCTCGCACGGTGTGCTTTCCGTAGAGGCCATGGCGCTGGGCAAGCCGGTTATCGCTTATCTCCGCGAGGATATCAAGTACCGGCTTCCGGAGCATCTGCCCATTCTCTCGGCTAACCCCTCTACAATTCGAGGTGTGCTGCGGCATTTCTTTGCCGCTCCTACGGAGTGGGAGGCGCGAGGCAGACAAGGCAGAGCCTATGCGGAAAAGTATCACGACACTAATGTAATTGCAGGTCACTTGAACTGGATCTATCAGCGGGAATATCGGTTGCTCTCGGGCCAAGAGACGTCGGAGCCGGAGGTCATCCATTGCATGGGACCTGACCGCATTCGTTACGCGCTTCATCCTACCACGCGCAGAATTGCGTTGGAGGGAAGTGCGTTGGAAGGACAGCTGGTGGTGGCAGCACAGGAGCCGGAGCGAACGGCGAACAGTTTCGTGCTCGCCCCGAACAGACTTTATTGCAAGAAGGGGAGGAAGGTTCGCTCTTACTTCTCCTTCAATCTCGCTGAAATTCCTCCAGGATACCAAATCGTGCATGCCCAGCTGCAGCTCCCGGTTGTAGCCGGCAGTGCTCCCGTACGGGTGTATCGGATTCGCGAAGGATGGGACCGGGCCAGCATTGCCAAGCGCCAGCGTCCAAAACGAATGCCGAAGCCTATGTTCCGCGCCAAAGTTTCCGCACGCCGAAAGGGCGTCAAACGAACGCTGGAATGGGATTGTACGGCATTAGCCCGCATGTGGGCGGAAGACCACTTGGGCAATCATGGCCTGGTTGTACCCAAATTTGTGTGGCGGCAGCCCAAGCTTATTGTAACCGCGAATGGGTGA
- a CDS encoding glycosyltransferase family 4 protein: MYRILHAPLDIAGQAGLMCDQLNRLGCFASAYNYYPTYLNYRNRCIVTDAYQLQKMFHRAARAFDIFHFHNGLSFFTDFRDIRWLRESGKTVIMHHRGNDVRFSRQSKQGNKLANPYVWTGSSLPDETIDRNLRFFADYVDLALVQDYELYRYVEDYYKRVVVLPRLIEIDRVPLQLPSANKRIPLVVHAPTDRQFKGSDIIIRTVRELQRKHQFAFVLIERMSHREATRYLHQADIVIDQILCGAYGNVSVEAMAAGKPVIAYIHPELADTYPPGMPVVSANPDTLRAVLAHLLSEPELRRKLGRQGRDYAKAHHDARTVTFQLLSLYGSTMAATKF; this comes from the coding sequence TTGTATAGAATCCTTCACGCACCGCTTGACATTGCAGGCCAGGCTGGACTCATGTGCGACCAGTTGAACCGTTTGGGCTGCTTCGCTTCCGCTTACAACTATTATCCAACCTATCTGAATTACCGGAATCGTTGCATTGTTACCGATGCCTATCAGCTGCAGAAGATGTTCCACCGTGCTGCCCGGGCATTTGATATTTTTCATTTCCACAATGGGTTGAGCTTCTTCACCGATTTTCGCGATATTCGATGGCTGCGCGAAAGCGGGAAAACCGTCATTATGCATCATCGCGGCAATGATGTGCGATTCTCGCGACAATCGAAACAGGGAAATAAACTCGCCAATCCTTATGTATGGACGGGAAGCTCCTTGCCAGATGAAACGATAGACCGGAATTTGCGGTTTTTCGCCGACTATGTAGATCTTGCGCTTGTTCAGGATTATGAGCTGTACCGTTATGTAGAGGACTACTACAAAAGGGTCGTTGTGTTGCCGCGGTTGATTGAGATCGATCGTGTGCCTCTGCAGCTTCCCTCGGCCAACAAGCGAATCCCCCTGGTGGTGCATGCACCGACAGACCGTCAGTTCAAAGGCAGCGATATCATCATTCGAACCGTGCGAGAATTGCAGCGGAAGCATCAGTTTGCTTTTGTGCTTATTGAACGGATGTCGCATAGAGAAGCTACGCGTTATCTGCATCAAGCCGATATTGTCATTGATCAAATCTTATGCGGCGCTTACGGGAACGTCAGCGTGGAGGCTATGGCGGCAGGAAAGCCCGTGATCGCTTACATTCATCCGGAATTGGCAGACACTTATCCGCCGGGAATGCCTGTCGTCTCAGCTAACCCGGATACTTTGAGGGCTGTGCTGGCACACCTTCTATCCGAACCCGAACTGCGAAGGAAGCTGGGTCGGCAAGGAAGAGATTATGCAAAAGCGCATCACGATGCCAGAACCGTCACCTTTCAACTCCTTTCTCTGTATGGCTCCACGATGGCAGCAACAAAATTCTAA
- a CDS encoding DUF4855 domain-containing protein, with the protein MPLYANTIIDKHLGLIAYGGNPRQTSYRLWTEQELLPLVVHDGNAVRGARYYDGFIFEPGCDRRGGMISPRYLGMAGPASKDGWQQAADALFAEGRNMAAVMNLSRQLKPWEHVDCWAALPYPQDAQWESFGSIQGQNIAFSGNPDGRLAALIWWVRAVESGWCSTSALYPGHRCRMRGFVWVKNSMDSDDRTIVASLAKMLDQQRLKLMWCANYGTSDAHLGEKLGFHQICLRPTFTGSGSRGQDWIKHASDFASEHKLGLVVWEPAERRAQLDAWLTSLHEHYAGGVHVYEMPASRVASWHRHHHPYYGLLYRYMHGVRNTMRSGSEHRDEGLA; encoded by the coding sequence ATGCCTCTGTATGCGAACACGATAATTGACAAACACCTTGGCCTGATCGCTTATGGCGGAAACCCCCGGCAGACATCGTATCGTCTTTGGACCGAGCAGGAGCTGCTCCCCCTGGTCGTTCATGATGGAAATGCGGTCAGGGGCGCGCGTTATTACGATGGATTCATTTTTGAACCTGGCTGTGACCGGCGAGGGGGAATGATATCTCCCCGCTATTTGGGAATGGCCGGGCCAGCCTCAAAGGATGGCTGGCAGCAAGCCGCGGATGCGCTCTTTGCTGAAGGGCGAAACATGGCGGCAGTGATGAATTTGTCCAGACAGCTAAAGCCATGGGAACATGTCGATTGCTGGGCGGCGTTGCCTTATCCGCAGGACGCTCAATGGGAGAGCTTTGGCAGCATTCAAGGCCAAAACATCGCCTTCAGCGGCAATCCTGATGGCAGGCTGGCAGCTTTAATCTGGTGGGTGAGGGCCGTGGAATCCGGCTGGTGCAGCACGTCCGCTCTCTATCCGGGTCATCGCTGCAGAATGAGAGGATTTGTCTGGGTGAAAAATTCTATGGACAGTGACGACCGCACAATCGTCGCATCTCTTGCCAAGATGCTTGACCAGCAGCGATTGAAACTGATGTGGTGCGCCAATTATGGTACGAGCGATGCGCATTTGGGAGAAAAGCTCGGCTTTCATCAGATATGCTTGCGGCCAACCTTTACCGGCAGTGGCAGCAGAGGGCAAGACTGGATCAAGCATGCGTCTGACTTTGCGAGCGAGCACAAGCTTGGCTTGGTTGTGTGGGAACCGGCGGAGCGCCGGGCTCAATTGGATGCTTGGCTGACATCGCTCCACGAGCATTATGCAGGCGGCGTTCATGTGTACGAAATGCCTGCTTCCCGAGTTGCTTCCTGGCATCGGCATCATCACCCCTATTACGGCCTACTGTACCGCTATATGCATGGCGTCCGCAACACGATGAGGAGCGGGAGTGAACATCGTGATGAAGGTCTTGCATAG
- a CDS encoding glycosyltransferase translates to MSKSFHVFHSPLEIAGQMGMLVGGLRKYGHMAVGYNMFINYLRYSNHIINTYLDNIKESYELIKAGYPIMHFHFGTTLDRNLYDLPTYAAEGKKMVMHHWGNDVRIAGLAKTFSPYLTDPCNPWSDAEMVQRLQYMSAYIPTAIIQDHELMPYVKPYYKHVFVLPLAFPVQTTVPVYPLRSNSVPMIVHAPTQPSFKGTAIIEAALQSLWSQGYSFTYYKIENMSHDQALQLYHQADIVIDQILVGTYGLFSVEAMALGKPVVCHIRDDLRSTYPGDLPIVSANPANLQEALVPLITDAAKREKLGKRGRKYAEEVHDISKVIPKLVDIYKVVENS, encoded by the coding sequence ATGAGCAAATCCTTTCATGTGTTTCACAGCCCGCTGGAAATAGCGGGGCAGATGGGGATGCTTGTGGGAGGACTTCGCAAATATGGCCATATGGCGGTAGGCTACAATATGTTTATCAACTATTTGCGCTATTCCAATCACATCATTAATACGTATTTGGATAATATCAAGGAGTCCTATGAACTGATAAAAGCTGGCTATCCGATTATGCACTTCCATTTTGGGACAACACTGGACAGGAATCTGTACGATTTGCCGACATATGCCGCGGAGGGCAAGAAAATGGTCATGCATCATTGGGGCAACGATGTGCGAATCGCGGGGCTTGCCAAGACGTTTAGTCCCTATTTAACAGATCCTTGCAATCCGTGGTCCGACGCGGAAATGGTGCAGCGGCTGCAGTATATGTCGGCCTATATCCCAACCGCTATTATTCAAGATCATGAATTGATGCCATATGTCAAGCCTTATTACAAGCATGTATTCGTATTGCCGCTGGCATTTCCCGTTCAAACGACTGTGCCTGTCTACCCGCTTCGCAGCAACAGCGTTCCGATGATCGTGCATGCACCCACACAGCCGAGCTTCAAGGGGACGGCGATCATTGAAGCCGCCCTGCAATCGCTCTGGAGCCAGGGCTATTCGTTCACCTACTACAAGATCGAGAACATGAGCCATGATCAAGCGCTGCAGCTTTATCATCAGGCGGACATTGTCATCGATCAGATTCTGGTAGGCACTTACGGCTTGTTTTCCGTGGAAGCGATGGCGCTCGGGAAGCCGGTCGTCTGTCATATCCGTGATGATTTGCGTTCGACTTACCCGGGCGACTTGCCGATTGTGAGCGCCAATCCTGCCAACTTGCAAGAAGCGCTGGTCCCGCTTATTACGGATGCCGCCAAGCGGGAGAAACTTGGCAAGCGGGGAAGGAAATATGCCGAAGAGGTGCATGACATTTCCAAAGTAATCCCCAAGCTTGTCGATATTTACAAAGTGGTGGAAAACTCGTAA